A region from the Neofelis nebulosa isolate mNeoNeb1 chromosome Y, mNeoNeb1.pri, whole genome shotgun sequence genome encodes:
- the LOC131503471 gene encoding LOW QUALITY PROTEIN: testis-specific Y-encoded protein 3-like (The sequence of the model RefSeq protein was modified relative to this genomic sequence to represent the inferred CDS: substituted 1 base at 1 genomic stop codon), giving the protein MLRDSCFRNTGDARRPHAAFDREGGGRETRARGDTGPPAAPEVPQAEGLQATSEQPVQEGQARPERQVGGPSEISVPLVHDIMAVEALWGLVEEEVEVPAAEEDTRSRSQRLEGGRAAEAQAEGGRAEGGGVGGNERGGAGAPGCTSGRGRGGGGIGGGSGRGRGPGGGAGGGREGVGAIQGRAELQTEEEEEQEKGALEEQQQGEEEVEGKEDKEEREEEEEQKPSEQEGRWVEEAQELQVKQQKKERVESGLRPCPSPLEALEALQIELQPVNKQASREHAPLQLRMWQRRQRHLEQRSALIQGIRGFWAKAFVNHPQMSALISKPDESMLRHRTNLKVEEHKFPRECRKILLFFVKNSYFQNEVVTKEYVLGLAGYRASHSSPIQWHPRYRQEAYRRRHDNSSLNFFNWFSDHSFAGSSRIAEIIIEDLWPNPLPYFKMKEAPGERTERERGICTIXRRV; this is encoded by the exons ATGTTGCGCGACTCGTGTTTCCGAAACACTGGGGACGCCCGGAGGCCCCATGCCGCCTTCGACCGGGAAGGGGGCGGTCGAGAGACGAGGGCCCGTGGGGACACTGGGCCTCCGGCAGCGCCGGAGGTGCCGCAGGCCGAAGGCTTGCAGGCCACAAGCGAACAGCCTGTGCAGGAAGGCCAGGCCCGACCCGAGAGGCAGGTGGGCGGCCCCAGCGAGATATCGGTGCCGCTGGTGCATGACATAATGGCGGTGGAGGCGCTGTGGggcctggtggaggaggaggttgaggtgCCGGCCGCGGAAGAGGACAcgc gcagcaggagtcAAAGATTAGAAGGAGGACGAGcagcagaagcccaagcagaaggaggaagagcggaaggaggaggagttggcggaaatgaaaggggaggagcaggagcaccAGGGTGTACAAGCGGGCGCGGCCGTGGCGGTGGAGGCATCGGCGGCGgcagtggcaggggaaggggaccaggaggaggagcaggaggaggaagggaaggcgtgGGAGCCATCCAAGGGAGAGCAGAATTGCAaacggaggaggaagaggagcaggagaagggagcgctggaggagcagcagcagggcgaggaggaggtggagggaaaggaggacaaggaggagcgggaggaggaggaggaacagaagccgAGTGAGCAGGAAGGCCGATGGGTGGAAGAAGCCCAGgagctgcaggtgaagcagcaGAAGAAGGAGCGGGTAGAGTCAGGCCTCcgtccttgcccttccccactggaggctctggaggcccTTCAGATAGAGCTACAGCCGGTGAATAAACAAGCCAGCCGGGAGCACGCTCCACTCCAACTCAGGATGTGGCAGAGGCGGCAGCGTCATCTGGAACAGAGAAGTGCCCTTATCCAGGGCATCCGTGGTTTCTGGGCCAAGGCT TTTGTGAACCACCCTCAGATGTCAGCCCTGATTAGTAAGCCCGATGAAAGCATGCTTCGCCACAGGACCAATTTGAAG GTGGAGGAACACAAGTTTCCCAGGGAATGCCGGAAGATCCTGCTGTTTTTTGTCAAGAACTCCTACTTCCAGAATGAAGTCGTTACGAAGGAGTATGTCCTAGGCCTTGCTG GGTATAGGGCGTCTCATTCCAGTCCCATCCAGTGGCACCCAAGGTACAGACAGGAGGCCTACAGACGCAGGCATGACAACAGCAGCCTCAACTTCTTCAActggttctctgaccacagctttgCCGGCTCTAGCAGGATTGCTGAG ATAATCATAGAGGATCTTTGGCCCAATCCCCTGCCGTATTTCAAgatgaaggaggccccaggagagagaactgagagggaaagag GGATATGCACGATCTAGAGAAGAGTATGA